The following nucleotide sequence is from Rhodothermales bacterium.
TTTCTCATTGTGGCATTGTTTATAACAGCATGAGTTTAGGTGACTTATAGATTGGGATTGACTTTCTTCATCGCGGGTTCGTTCACGGTTGGCGGGTGGTTCACGGGCCGTTCATGGCCCCTTCACCCGTCCGTGGGGTCTGGCATCTTATGGACGGATGCGTGAATGCGATTCACTGTGAATATTGGTGGCGAACCAGTCACGGCAGGAATAAAAGGCCCTGGAACAGGTATCCTGGCTCGATTCCGGGGGGAATGTGAAATCGAGCGCGCAGGCCATATAAGGCTGTTTCTGACCGCCTACGTAGCATGATACGGATCGTTGCAGACGCGGACATACCAAATTTGCCGAGGTTACTGGGCGACGCCGGGCACCTGACGTCGGTGCCGGGCCGCGATATCGATGCAGCAACCGTCAAGAACGCCGATGTGCTGCTCGTTCGGAGTGTCACGAAGGTGAATTCCGGTCTTCTCGTCGACAGCCGCGTCAGATTCGTCGGTTCAGCCACCGCCGGAGTCGATCACGTCGATTCTGAGTTTCTTCGTGACCGTGGAATCGTGTTTAAGCACGCACCGGGCTCGAACGCCGAATCGGTCGTGGAATACGTGCTCGCGGCGATGTATTCCTTGGCGGTCCAATCAGGCGTTCGGCTGCGTGAGAGGGTGGTTGGAATTGTAGGATGCGGCAACGTGGGTGGAAGGCTCGCTCGACGACTCGTGGCAGGCGGAATGCGTGTTATCGTTAACGATCCACCGCTGGAGGCGCACGGGGAACCGTTTGCACCCGGGCTCGAAATCTCCGACCTCGTCGGTACGGTCCGAAGAGCCGACATCCTCTCCCTGCACGTTCCACTGGAGCGGGAGGGCGCCCACCCGACGTATCGAATGATGACGAACGAACTGTTTGGCATGATGCGGCCCAACGCGTGGCTTATCAACACGTCAAGAGGCCCCGTCATAGACGAGTCGTCACTCATGGCGCATCTAGCGAAGAGCGACGCTGGACCGGCGGTGCTGGACGTCTGGGATACCGAGCCCGAACCAAGTCCTCTGCTCGTAAATATGTCCCGGATCTGCACACCACATATCGCTGGCTACTCGACCGACGCCAGGCTCACCGGAGCACGGATGATTGCCGGCGCCGTTCATCGGTTTCTTGGCAGGCCCGTTGAAGACGCGCGCACGGATGCGGCCCTGAAGGAGCTGAGAGCGCCCGACACGTCTCTTCCACGTGCGGAGTGGCTTCACGATGTCATCCGTCAGATGTACGACATCGAGGGCGAGAGTGACGACTTCCGTCGGCGCATCCTAAACTCCCGGCGGCCCGCCGAGACGTTCACGCAGTATCGGCGCGACTATCCTCGGAGGTACTCGTTCGGTCGTTATTTCCTGGACGAACGACACGTGCCTGCAGAGCTTCTCGATGTGACGCGCAGCCTGGGCGTTAACGTTCAGGCCCCCGACACTCAGTCATAGCCAAACGAGCGGAGCTGTGTATCACTATCTCGCCACCCTTTGCGCACTTTCACAAAGAGCCGGAGGTAGACCGGTCGTTCGAGAAACAGTTCGATCGACTTTCGTGCCCTGATACCGACTTCCTTGACGGCGGCGCCATTCTTTCCGATCAGGATGGCCTTCTGAGAATCTCGCTCGACGACAATTTCGGCATCGATTATGTCTTTGCCGCTGTCACTCTTTTCGGTGAAATCGACGATGTTCACCTGCGTCGAGTACGGAACTTCCTGTCCGAACTTCTGGAATATCTTCTCCCGGATGATCTCAGCGACAAAAAACCGCTCGGGGTGTTCGCTGACCTGGTCTTTCGGATAGAACGGAGGACCTTCGGGAATCCGTGCAGTGATGACTTCGGTCAGGACGTCGAGGTTGGTCTTCTTACGAGCCGATACCGGGACCACATCCGCAAACGTCCGCAGGGACGTGTATTTCTCCACAAGCGGCAGAGCATCCTCGGAGCGGATAAGGTCCATCTTGTTCAGCACGAGGACGGCCGGTACGTTGCCCAGCTCTGCCAGGCTCAGCGTGTCGGGCGATTCGCGCGTAACGTCGGCTATGAACAGGATGAGATCGGCGTCGACCACGGCGCGCCGCACCGAGCGCATCATTGACTCCTGCAGCCCATAGCGAGGTTCGATGACACCAGGGGTGTCGAGGAAGATGATCTGGCTCTCAGCATCGCTGAGAATACCCAGGACCCGATGCCGCGTCGTTTGCGGTTTGGCTGTAACGATGGACAGCTTTTGTCCCAGCAACGCGTTCAGGAGCGTACTCTTGCCGGCGTTCGGTTTGCCGACGATGGCAACATAGCCGCTACGATGCCCGCCAGACTCCGAGTTGATGTCTTCGTTCATAGACGACGCGGTACTAGATATTGTCGGTATTGTACCGCTCTTTCACAAGTCGATTCATGTCCTCGACGGCCTTGTGCAATCCGGTGAGAACGCCGCGCGCGATGATCGCAAAACCGATCGAGACCTCCTCAACGAACGGCACGTGTGAACCGAAGACGGGGTAGTTGTGGTAGTTCAATCCATGCCCCGCATGGACCTTGAGTCCGAGGCTGTTGGCGAACGTGGCGCCCGCGGCGAGTCGTTCCGCTTCCCGGAGTTGTACTTCCATTGTGGCGGCGTTCGCGAAATCTCCGGTGTGAAGTTCAACACACGTCGCGCCCACTTCCACCGAATGCTCAATCTGTCGCGGATCCGGATCAACGAACAGGGAGATTTCCGGAATGCCGGACTGAATGAGATCGGGTATCACGTTTCGCAACTGGTAGTCATTGGCAATGACATCGAGTCCGCCCTCAGTCGTCACCTCTTCGCGTCGCTCCGGCACGAGTGTCGCGACGTCGGGCATGATCTCACAGCAGATGCGAACCACTTCGTCGCTAGTAGAGAGCTCAAAATCCAGACGACCCTGTACCGTTTCCTTCAAGAGTCTCACGTCGCGCTCCGTGATATGCCTGCGGTCCTCGCGCAGGTGAAAGACGACTCCATCGGCGCCGGCGGACTCGCATATGGCTGCCGCGTGAACGGGGTCCGGGAATTGCTCTCTGCGGGCGTTGCGCAGGGTCGCAATGTGATCAACGTTAACGAGAAAGCTTGTCACGGCGGAGCAGTTTCGAGAATGGGGACATCAACCGGTGTAATTCCCTCAAATGTACGCAATACGGACTTCAGGATACGGTTTGCATGCGGGTCAGGCTACCGTTGACAACGGTTGGCCGCACGTCACGTTATGTTGCATTTCGGGGGGTAGCCGCGTATTTTCGTCGCGATGTTGATGCGGTTGGATCGCCGGTCTGATTCGGCGTAACCGCGCTCAATCTGGCAATCAATCACGGTTTACGGGAGAAGGCGCAAGATGGCTTCAAACAGCCACGGTGTTCAGGTTGCCATTCAGGTGGCGCTGGGACTCGTTATCATAGCTCTGGTTTACTGGCTCTACGTTTCGATTACCGAGCCGTACGAGGCTGTCAAGAGGCAGAAACAGGTCACGGAAGACACTCGCGGGCGGATGCTGGATATCCGTGCTGCCATGATCCGTTACGAGGATTTGAACGGGCGCTATCTGACTTCCCTCGATTCGCTTGTCGACTTCATCCGGGTTGATTCACTGTATGCCATTGCGGCGGACAGCATTTTCGGCGCAGGCTTCGTGGCGGATTCGTTGCCCTATTCGCCGCGTACCGGCAAGCGCTTTATGCTTTCGGTTAATGACACCGCGCGCGTGATGACATATCTGATCCAGGATCCCGATTCCGATGATCGGATTGGCACGCTTCAGCCGGACGTGACGAAGCTTAACGCGGCTTCCTGGGAATAACGATCCTCGGCGTAGACGTAGCATCGTTCTCGCCAGTGAATCCGGTAGTATCAGGTACGGCATGTCTGACCGAATTCGCTCTGGAATATTCTTCCACGGCTCCCGGATGCGATATGCCGAGATCGAGCAGGCGCAGCCCGGAGCCAAACTACTCCGACTGGGAAGTTGTGACTTCGACTTCGACGCGGAGCACGCCATCCTGTCGGGCGACTCCAGCAAGCTGGGGACCGTCAAGGAAGCACTCGGCGATGTCTTCTCCGGATCCAGATCCGGGGACTTCTCCGTTGTCCTGACGCCGGGATCGGTGACGTCGTTTTTCTCTCCCGTGTCCGATCGTATTCCGGAGGAAGAGAAGAGAAGTCAGCTCGAAGCGGATACGATCCTGATAGGAGGGAAGGAGGCGGCGCTGAGCGTTGTTGCGGAGCCGATCGGATCGGCGCGGGCTCGTGACGAGGATGAGGGCGATGATGTCACTTGGTATCACGTCGCTGCGGTGCCGGCCTCGATCAAACGACACGTCAACGATCTACTTTCCGTA
It contains:
- a CDS encoding 4-phosphoerythronate dehydrogenase — its product is MIRIVADADIPNLPRLLGDAGHLTSVPGRDIDAATVKNADVLLVRSVTKVNSGLLVDSRVRFVGSATAGVDHVDSEFLRDRGIVFKHAPGSNAESVVEYVLAAMYSLAVQSGVRLRERVVGIVGCGNVGGRLARRLVAGGMRVIVNDPPLEAHGEPFAPGLEISDLVGTVRRADILSLHVPLEREGAHPTYRMMTNELFGMMRPNAWLINTSRGPVIDESSLMAHLAKSDAGPAVLDVWDTEPEPSPLLVNMSRICTPHIAGYSTDARLTGARMIAGAVHRFLGRPVEDARTDAALKELRAPDTSLPRAEWLHDVIRQMYDIEGESDDFRRRILNSRRPAETFTQYRRDYPRRYSFGRYFLDERHVPAELLDVTRSLGVNVQAPDTQS
- the era gene encoding GTPase Era, which produces MNEDINSESGGHRSGYVAIVGKPNAGKSTLLNALLGQKLSIVTAKPQTTRHRVLGILSDAESQIIFLDTPGVIEPRYGLQESMMRSVRRAVVDADLILFIADVTRESPDTLSLAELGNVPAVLVLNKMDLIRSEDALPLVEKYTSLRTFADVVPVSARKKTNLDVLTEVITARIPEGPPFYPKDQVSEHPERFFVAEIIREKIFQKFGQEVPYSTQVNIVDFTEKSDSGKDIIDAEIVVERDSQKAILIGKNGAAVKEVGIRARKSIELFLERPVYLRLFVKVRKGWRDSDTQLRSFGYD
- a CDS encoding pyridoxine 5'-phosphate synthase, which encodes MTSFLVNVDHIATLRNARREQFPDPVHAAAICESAGADGVVFHLREDRRHITERDVRLLKETVQGRLDFELSTSDEVVRICCEIMPDVATLVPERREEVTTEGGLDVIANDYQLRNVIPDLIQSGIPEISLFVDPDPRQIEHSVEVGATCVELHTGDFANAATMEVQLREAERLAAGATFANSLGLKVHAGHGLNYHNYPVFGSHVPFVEEVSIGFAIIARGVLTGLHKAVEDMNRLVKERYNTDNI